The following coding sequences are from one Capsicum annuum cultivar UCD-10X-F1 chromosome 3, UCD10Xv1.1, whole genome shotgun sequence window:
- the LOC107863461 gene encoding putative GPI-anchored protein pfl2 isoform X1, producing MNRSFIAEESGPRQRQALLGSIRSSDEELSLFLEMRRRENDRNNNRFLQKSDEFDPLGSRNGPSPTFNIASAAPLRKTRADEFLNADNDKTDYDWLLTPPGTPLFPSLETESQKTMMSQLGTSRGHPTALTSRLTNSLPETTSRSNLSSRKLASSPGLNTSTSSLRRPSSSGGSRPSTPTSRPTLSSSRSTSSSASKFTSVAASKAMTSTATSKSMSTATASRSSRSATPTSRATMPSAKPTVPPRSSTPTARSSTPTNRASVTGSKPTSRTATPTRRATSVSSTTNTSAAPVKPLCSSSGTKSATTASRNPAASRASSPTVKPRPWKPSDMPGFSLDAPPNLRTSLPDRPISATRGRPGAASVRSSSVEPASNGRIRRQSCSPARGRPPNCVMHSSGSSVPVPSMSRLQAKANDNVSPGMIGTKMVERVINMRKLVPLKQDDRHSPHSNLSAKSSSPDSSGFGRSLSKKSLDMAIRHMDIRQRVLGNLHPLMTNIPASSMYSVRSGPNRCRTGRTISVPDSPLTTSSNASSEVSFSNNVVWADGSEIDDDISSDKGARSPASVRGR from the exons ATGAATAGAAGCTTTATAGCAGAGGAGTCGGGGCCGAGGCAGAGACAGGCGCTACTGGGGAGTATTAGGAGTTCCGACGAGGAACTATCCTTGTTTCTTGAAATGCGAAGAAGGGAAAATGACAGAAACAATAATCGATTTCTTCAAAAATCTGACGAATTTGATCCCCTTG GATCAAGAAATGGTCCTTCACCTACGTTTAATATTGCATCAGCCGCACCCCTGCGGAAGACTCGTGCTGATGAGTTCCTTAATGCTGACAATGATAAAACTGATTATGACtg GCTTCTAACACCTCCAGGTACTCCTCTTTTTCCTTCTCTAGAGACGGAATCACAAAAAACTATGATGAGTCAGCTGGGAACTTCTAGAGGTCATCCCACTGCGTTGACATCTCGA TTAACAAATTCACTTCCAGAGACCACCTCAAGAAGCAACTTATCATCTAGAAAGCTAGCTTCCTCTCCAGGATTAAACACTTCAACTTCTAGTCTTCGAAGACCATCTTCTTCAGGTGGATCAAGACCTTCAACTCCAACTAGTAGGCCGACGTTGAGCTCATCTAGATCCACCTCATCCTCAGCATCTAAATTCACATCTGTGGCAGCAAGCAAAGCAATGACATCCACTGCAACCTCTAAATCAATGTCAACTGCAACGGCATCTAGATcatcaaggtctgcaacacctaCTTCTCGTGCAACCATGCCTTCTGCAAAGCCCACTGTTCCTCCAAGATCTTCAACACCTACTGCAAGGTCCTCCACACCAACAAACAGGGCCTCTGTTACTGGATCAAAGCCAACATCAAGGACAGCAACTCCAACTCGTCGAGCAACTTCAGTGTCAAGTACAACAAATACATCTGCTGCTCCAGTTAAACCTTTGTGTTCCTCTTCGGGAACCAAGTCAGCTACAACAGCGTCACGAAACCCTGCAGCCTCACGTGCTAGTTCTCCAACTGTAAAACCCAGACCATGGAAGCCTTCAGATATGCCAGGGTTCTCCCTTGATGCTCCACCCAATTTAAGGACATCACTACCTGACAGGCCAATTTCAGCTACGCGGGGCAGACCTGGAGCAGCTAGTGTTAGATCTTCGTCTGTGGAGCCAGCTTCAAATGGAAGGATTAGACGACAGTCATGCTCTCCAGCAAGAGGACGTCCTCCTAATTGTGTTATGCATAGCAGTGGAAGCTCTGTTCCTGTTCCATCCATGAGCCGACTTCAAGCTAAAGCCAATGATAATGTAAGCCCTGGCATGATTGGGACCAAGATGGTTGAAAGGGTAATAAATATGCGGAAGCTGGTTCCTCTGAAGCAAGATGACAGACATTCTCCACACAGTAACTTATCTGCAAAGTCTTCGTCACCTGATAGCTCTGGTTTTGGAAGATCATTATCAAAGAAATCCTTGGATATGGCTATTAGACATATG GATATAAGGCAAAGAGTCTTGGGTAATCTGCATCCATTGATGACTAATATTCCCGCATCCTCTATGTACAGTGTGAGATCAGGGCCTAATAGATGCAGGACAGGCAGGACAATTAGTGTGCCTGATTCCCCACTTACCACAAGCAGTAATGCCAGTTCTGAAGTGAGTTTTAGTAACAATGTTGTGTGGGCTGATGGAAGTGAAATTG
- the LOC107863461 gene encoding putative GPI-anchored protein pfl2 isoform X2 — MTETIIDFFKNLTNLIPLDQEMVLHLRLILHQPHPCGRLVLMSSLMLTMIKLIMTETESQKTMMSQLGTSRGHPTALTSRLTNSLPETTSRSNLSSRKLASSPGLNTSTSSLRRPSSSGGSRPSTPTSRPTLSSSRSTSSSASKFTSVAASKAMTSTATSKSMSTATASRSSRSATPTSRATMPSAKPTVPPRSSTPTARSSTPTNRASVTGSKPTSRTATPTRRATSVSSTTNTSAAPVKPLCSSSGTKSATTASRNPAASRASSPTVKPRPWKPSDMPGFSLDAPPNLRTSLPDRPISATRGRPGAASVRSSSVEPASNGRIRRQSCSPARGRPPNCVMHSSGSSVPVPSMSRLQAKANDNVSPGMIGTKMVERVINMRKLVPLKQDDRHSPHSNLSAKSSSPDSSGFGRSLSKKSLDMAIRHMDIRQRVLGNLHPLMTNIPASSMYSVRSGPNRCRTGRTISVPDSPLTTSSNASSEVSFSNNVVWADGSEIDDDISSDKGARSPASVRGR; from the exons ATGACAGAAACAATAATCGATTTCTTCAAAAATCTGACGAATTTGATCCCCTTG GATCAAGAAATGGTCCTTCACCTACGTTTAATATTGCATCAGCCGCACCCCTGCGGAAGACTCGTGCTGATGAGTTCCTTAATGCTGACAATGATAAAACTGATTATGACtg AGACGGAATCACAAAAAACTATGATGAGTCAGCTGGGAACTTCTAGAGGTCATCCCACTGCGTTGACATCTCGA TTAACAAATTCACTTCCAGAGACCACCTCAAGAAGCAACTTATCATCTAGAAAGCTAGCTTCCTCTCCAGGATTAAACACTTCAACTTCTAGTCTTCGAAGACCATCTTCTTCAGGTGGATCAAGACCTTCAACTCCAACTAGTAGGCCGACGTTGAGCTCATCTAGATCCACCTCATCCTCAGCATCTAAATTCACATCTGTGGCAGCAAGCAAAGCAATGACATCCACTGCAACCTCTAAATCAATGTCAACTGCAACGGCATCTAGATcatcaaggtctgcaacacctaCTTCTCGTGCAACCATGCCTTCTGCAAAGCCCACTGTTCCTCCAAGATCTTCAACACCTACTGCAAGGTCCTCCACACCAACAAACAGGGCCTCTGTTACTGGATCAAAGCCAACATCAAGGACAGCAACTCCAACTCGTCGAGCAACTTCAGTGTCAAGTACAACAAATACATCTGCTGCTCCAGTTAAACCTTTGTGTTCCTCTTCGGGAACCAAGTCAGCTACAACAGCGTCACGAAACCCTGCAGCCTCACGTGCTAGTTCTCCAACTGTAAAACCCAGACCATGGAAGCCTTCAGATATGCCAGGGTTCTCCCTTGATGCTCCACCCAATTTAAGGACATCACTACCTGACAGGCCAATTTCAGCTACGCGGGGCAGACCTGGAGCAGCTAGTGTTAGATCTTCGTCTGTGGAGCCAGCTTCAAATGGAAGGATTAGACGACAGTCATGCTCTCCAGCAAGAGGACGTCCTCCTAATTGTGTTATGCATAGCAGTGGAAGCTCTGTTCCTGTTCCATCCATGAGCCGACTTCAAGCTAAAGCCAATGATAATGTAAGCCCTGGCATGATTGGGACCAAGATGGTTGAAAGGGTAATAAATATGCGGAAGCTGGTTCCTCTGAAGCAAGATGACAGACATTCTCCACACAGTAACTTATCTGCAAAGTCTTCGTCACCTGATAGCTCTGGTTTTGGAAGATCATTATCAAAGAAATCCTTGGATATGGCTATTAGACATATG GATATAAGGCAAAGAGTCTTGGGTAATCTGCATCCATTGATGACTAATATTCCCGCATCCTCTATGTACAGTGTGAGATCAGGGCCTAATAGATGCAGGACAGGCAGGACAATTAGTGTGCCTGATTCCCCACTTACCACAAGCAGTAATGCCAGTTCTGAAGTGAGTTTTAGTAACAATGTTGTGTGGGCTGATGGAAGTGAAATTG